The following coding sequences are from one Lolium rigidum isolate FL_2022 chromosome 6, APGP_CSIRO_Lrig_0.1, whole genome shotgun sequence window:
- the LOC124661292 gene encoding uncharacterized protein LOC124661292 isoform X2, translating to MATAPPPPDAVAFSPDGELFAAVADRQVQVWSTTGGKKIVEWTDPVAAQDDSYSCIACSSVQKKKKDGNLIVAAVGTANGEVLALDSTGVIWRSVFHTGKVISLHFAKQGRVLYTASMDGVICELDTRTGKPKDTFKASKKSINHLTISHDAKFMGVSGKTTKLFSVKDKKEILKIPSEDGPIQMISVSDDARISVSCNDKNKEVQVWSCDHHNGTIGSTASLVMHTQPKAVECKRSALYETGGIVLAVSKKGVAYVWHLQTISQDEKVPTKISVKNSPDKKGRIPIILAKLCDVKEDNTVKIHVAFGSPGCLQFKVVVLGENCGDINLVAESDAFTSEKTNLEQDAKGNSRMAGEQDQQENTNPTDQGRSKKRTASVLDSTNDTVKEGNPEYNLDEPTMEQKLESLNLLNKSEFIEEQPVSLVPPSADSVHILLKQALRADDHAELLKCLYNRDEKVIVKSISLLTPADALKLLKFFVSLIQSRGAKLVCLLPWLQTLLSRHMSSIVSQESSLLLLNSLYQLIDARTSTFKSALQLSTTLDYRFSEIADEETDEEEAIAPIIFEDKDTDDEEESDGDAMETDGESEELGDVTDAFEHSDGSEIMSD from the exons ATGGCGacagccccgccgccgcccgacgCCGTCGCCTTCTCCCCTGACGGAGAGCTATTCGCTGCCGTAGCCGACCGGCAGGTCCAG GTATGGAGTACAACAGGAGGAAAAAAGATAGTAGAATGGACTGATCCAGTTGCAGCCCAAGATGATTCATACAGTTGCATTGCCTGCAGCTCTGTTCAGAAGAAG AAAAAGGATGGCAACCTTATTGTTGCTGCTGTTGGCACTGCAAATGGCGAGGTTTTAGCTCTTGATTCTACTGGTGTTATATGGAGAAGTGTTTTTCACACTGG CAAGGTAATTTCTCTTCACTTTGCAAAACAAGGGCGTGTTCTTTATACTGCCAGCATGGATGGAGTTATATGTGAATTGGATACTCGTACTGGAAAACCCAAAGACACATTTAAAGCTTCGAAGAAGTCAATTAATCATTTGACAATTTCTCATG ATGCGAAGTTCATGGGTGTCTCAGGTAAGACAACAAAATTATTTAGTGTGAAGGACAAGAAGGAGATCTTGAAGATTCCTTCTGAAGAT GGCCCTATCCAGATGATATCTGTGTCTGATGATGCACGGATTTCAGTTTCTTGTAATGATAAAAATAAAGAAGTCCAAGTCTGGTCTTGTGATCATCATAATGGCACTATCGGTTCTACAGCCTCCCTTGTCATGCATACTCAGCCAAAGGCTGTAGAATGTAAAAGGAGCGCATTATATGAAACCGGAGGAATTGTTCTTGCAGTATCGAAGAAAGGTGTTGCTTATGTGTGGCATTTACAGACCATCTCCCAAGATGAAAAAGTGCCCACCAAAATCTCAGTAAAAAATTCACCTGATAAAAAGGGCCGCATCCCAATTATCTTAGCTAAATTATGTGATGTCAAAGAAGACAATACAGTTAAGATTCATGTTGCGTTTGGGTCACCAGGCTGTTTACAGTTCAAGGTTGTAGTATTGGGTGAGAATTGCGGGGACATCAATTTGGTTGCGGAATCTGATGCATTCACTTCGGAAAAAACGAATTTGGAGCAAGATGCTAAAG GAAATAGCAGGATGGCTGGTGAACAAGATCAACAGGAGAATACAAACCCAACTGATCAAGGAAGATCAAAGAAAAGGACAGCATCTGTTCTGGATTCTACTAATG ACACAGTCAAGGAGGGGAATCCAGAGTATAATCTTGACGAACCAACTATGGAGCAGAAACTTGAAAGTCTAAATTTGCTCAACAAGTCTGAATTCATTGAAGAGCAACCAGTCTCTCTAGTACCGCCGAGTGCAGATTCAGTCCATATTTTGCTGAAGCAAGCTTTACGCGCTGATGATCATGCCGAATTGCTGAAATGCTTGTACAATAGAGATGAAAAG GTCATTGTGAAGTCAATATCACTCCTAACACCAGCAGATGCCCTGAAGCTTCTCAAGTTTTTCGTGTCATTGATACAATCTAG GGGTGCAAAACTGGTTTGTTTGCTTCCGTGGCTACAAACTTTACTTAGCCGGCACATGAGCAGCATAGTTTCTCAGGAGTCTTCTTTGCTGTTGCTCAATTCTCTCTATCAG CTTATTGATGCAAGAACATCGACCTTCAAATCAGCACTTCAACTCTCTACCACCCTAGATTACCGTTTCAGTGAG ATTGCTGATGAAGAAACTGACGAGGAAGAGGCGATTGCACCAATTATCTTCGAGGACAAGGACACAGACGACGAAGAAGAATCTGATGGTGATGCTATGGAAACCGATGGGGAGAGCGAAGAGCTGGGTGATGTAACTGATGCCTTTGAGCATTCTGATGGTAGTGAGATCATGAGCGACTGA
- the LOC124661292 gene encoding uncharacterized protein LOC124661292 isoform X1, translating to MATAPPPPDAVAFSPDGELFAAVADRQVQVWSTTGGKKIVEWTDPVAAQDDSYSCIACSSVQKKQKKDGNLIVAAVGTANGEVLALDSTGVIWRSVFHTGKVISLHFAKQGRVLYTASMDGVICELDTRTGKPKDTFKASKKSINHLTISHDAKFMGVSGKTTKLFSVKDKKEILKIPSEDGPIQMISVSDDARISVSCNDKNKEVQVWSCDHHNGTIGSTASLVMHTQPKAVECKRSALYETGGIVLAVSKKGVAYVWHLQTISQDEKVPTKISVKNSPDKKGRIPIILAKLCDVKEDNTVKIHVAFGSPGCLQFKVVVLGENCGDINLVAESDAFTSEKTNLEQDAKGNSRMAGEQDQQENTNPTDQGRSKKRTASVLDSTNDTVKEGNPEYNLDEPTMEQKLESLNLLNKSEFIEEQPVSLVPPSADSVHILLKQALRADDHAELLKCLYNRDEKVIVKSISLLTPADALKLLKFFVSLIQSRGAKLVCLLPWLQTLLSRHMSSIVSQESSLLLLNSLYQLIDARTSTFKSALQLSTTLDYRFSEIADEETDEEEAIAPIIFEDKDTDDEEESDGDAMETDGESEELGDVTDAFEHSDGSEIMSD from the exons ATGGCGacagccccgccgccgcccgacgCCGTCGCCTTCTCCCCTGACGGAGAGCTATTCGCTGCCGTAGCCGACCGGCAGGTCCAG GTATGGAGTACAACAGGAGGAAAAAAGATAGTAGAATGGACTGATCCAGTTGCAGCCCAAGATGATTCATACAGTTGCATTGCCTGCAGCTCTGTTCAGAAGAAG CAGAAAAAGGATGGCAACCTTATTGTTGCTGCTGTTGGCACTGCAAATGGCGAGGTTTTAGCTCTTGATTCTACTGGTGTTATATGGAGAAGTGTTTTTCACACTGG CAAGGTAATTTCTCTTCACTTTGCAAAACAAGGGCGTGTTCTTTATACTGCCAGCATGGATGGAGTTATATGTGAATTGGATACTCGTACTGGAAAACCCAAAGACACATTTAAAGCTTCGAAGAAGTCAATTAATCATTTGACAATTTCTCATG ATGCGAAGTTCATGGGTGTCTCAGGTAAGACAACAAAATTATTTAGTGTGAAGGACAAGAAGGAGATCTTGAAGATTCCTTCTGAAGAT GGCCCTATCCAGATGATATCTGTGTCTGATGATGCACGGATTTCAGTTTCTTGTAATGATAAAAATAAAGAAGTCCAAGTCTGGTCTTGTGATCATCATAATGGCACTATCGGTTCTACAGCCTCCCTTGTCATGCATACTCAGCCAAAGGCTGTAGAATGTAAAAGGAGCGCATTATATGAAACCGGAGGAATTGTTCTTGCAGTATCGAAGAAAGGTGTTGCTTATGTGTGGCATTTACAGACCATCTCCCAAGATGAAAAAGTGCCCACCAAAATCTCAGTAAAAAATTCACCTGATAAAAAGGGCCGCATCCCAATTATCTTAGCTAAATTATGTGATGTCAAAGAAGACAATACAGTTAAGATTCATGTTGCGTTTGGGTCACCAGGCTGTTTACAGTTCAAGGTTGTAGTATTGGGTGAGAATTGCGGGGACATCAATTTGGTTGCGGAATCTGATGCATTCACTTCGGAAAAAACGAATTTGGAGCAAGATGCTAAAG GAAATAGCAGGATGGCTGGTGAACAAGATCAACAGGAGAATACAAACCCAACTGATCAAGGAAGATCAAAGAAAAGGACAGCATCTGTTCTGGATTCTACTAATG ACACAGTCAAGGAGGGGAATCCAGAGTATAATCTTGACGAACCAACTATGGAGCAGAAACTTGAAAGTCTAAATTTGCTCAACAAGTCTGAATTCATTGAAGAGCAACCAGTCTCTCTAGTACCGCCGAGTGCAGATTCAGTCCATATTTTGCTGAAGCAAGCTTTACGCGCTGATGATCATGCCGAATTGCTGAAATGCTTGTACAATAGAGATGAAAAG GTCATTGTGAAGTCAATATCACTCCTAACACCAGCAGATGCCCTGAAGCTTCTCAAGTTTTTCGTGTCATTGATACAATCTAG GGGTGCAAAACTGGTTTGTTTGCTTCCGTGGCTACAAACTTTACTTAGCCGGCACATGAGCAGCATAGTTTCTCAGGAGTCTTCTTTGCTGTTGCTCAATTCTCTCTATCAG CTTATTGATGCAAGAACATCGACCTTCAAATCAGCACTTCAACTCTCTACCACCCTAGATTACCGTTTCAGTGAG ATTGCTGATGAAGAAACTGACGAGGAAGAGGCGATTGCACCAATTATCTTCGAGGACAAGGACACAGACGACGAAGAAGAATCTGATGGTGATGCTATGGAAACCGATGGGGAGAGCGAAGAGCTGGGTGATGTAACTGATGCCTTTGAGCATTCTGATGGTAGTGAGATCATGAGCGACTGA